The following is a genomic window from Staphylococcus capitis subsp. capitis.
TTGGAATTTCCAAACGTTAATCGGTTTTGTCTTTGCACCTTTCGCATTCCTAACTGGTGTTCCTTGGCATGATGCTGTGCAGTCAGGTTCAATTATGGCGACAAAATTATTATCAAATGAATTCGTTGCTATGCAAGCACTCGGTAAAACACATGGTTTATCTGAGCATGCTAAAGGTGTCACTTCAGTATTCTTAGTATCATTTGCTAATTTCAGTTCAATAGGTATTATTTCAGGTGCGATTAAATCACTAAATGATAAAAAAGGTGATATTGTAGCACGATTTGGATTAAAACTATTGTTCGGTGCAACATTAGTATCATTTATTTCTGCAGCAATTGCAGGATTCTTTATTTAATCAAACGCGAGAGTAACTTAGGAAAGTTGCTCTTGCGTTTTTTATTTTATGAGCTTACATTTGCTTTTGAAATTCATTTTCCGAAAAATTAAAAACGGCCACCTTTAAGATGACCGTTTATCAAAAGATTAATTAATTATGCTTTATCATATGGTTAATGAAGTACTCAGTTACACGATAATCGTCGGTGAGTTCAGGATGGAAAGAGACACCAAGATATTTACCTTGTTTAACCGCAACAATCTTATCTCCTACTCGGCTAAGAATGTCTACACCTTTCTCAACTTGAGCAATATGTGGTGCGCGTATGAATACACCTTCAATATCTTCAGCAACACCTTTTATATTAAGTTCCGATTCAAAACTATCAACTTGACGACCAAATGAATTACGTTCGACTGTAATATCCAACTTTTTCAAATAGCCAGATTCACCTTCAACATCTTTTGCAAGTACGATTAATCCCGCACATGTTCCAAACATTGGTAAATCAGATTGCTGTAACGCTTCCTTAAAGCCATATAAGTCCATTAATCTTCTTAGTGTTGTAGATTCACCACCTGGCAAAATCAAACCAGCAATATCTTCAAGTTGTTCAACTCTTTTTACTGCAACACCTTCATGACCACTTAATTCTATGTGACGAATGTGTTCACGAACTGCACCTTGTAATGCTAATACACCTATTTTCATAAATTACCATCCACGCTCTTGCATACGTTCTTCTAAAGAAATTTGGTTGATATCTAAACCTTTCATCGCTGTACCAAGTTCACTAGCCAATTTTCCAATTAATTCATAATCTTGATAGTGAGTCGTTGCTTGAACAATTGCTTTAGCAAATTTTTCAGGATCTTCTGATTTAAAAATACCAGAACCAACAAATACACCATCAGCACCTAATTCCATCATTAAAGCAGCATCTTGAGGTGTTGCTACGCCACCTGCTGCAAAGTTTACTACTGGTAAACGTCCATTATCTTTAATTTGTTTTAATACTTCAAAAGGTGCTCCTAAATCTTTAGCGAAAGTCATAATTTCATCATCATTCATTACTGTTAGACGACTAACTTCAGCATTAACGCGTCTCATGTGACGTACAGCTTCTACGATATTGCCTGTTCCAGGTTCACCTTTCGTACGTAACATTGCAGCACCTTCTCCAATACGTCGTGCAGCTTCACCTAAATTACGGCAACCACAAACGAAAGGCACTGTAAATTGATCTTTTCTTAAGTGATACTCTTCATCAGCTGGAGTTAATACTTCAGATTCATCGATATAATCAACACCCATTGATTCTAATACTCTAGCTTCAGTAATATGTCCTATACGGGCTTTAGCCATAACAGGTATAGACACAGCATTCATTACTTCCTCTACAATTTTAGGATTAGCCATACGTGCCACGCCACCTGCTGCTCGGATGTCTGATGGAACGCGTTCTAAAGCCATTACTGCAACAGCACCAGCTTCTTCAGCAATTTTAGCTTGTTCTGCATTTACGACGTCCATAATAACGCCACCTTTTTGCATTTCAGCCATTCCTCTTTTTACTCTTTCTGAGCCTACGATTTTTGACATGTTATTACCCCTTTACTTATTGATTAAATTCATTTTAAGAGATAAACTGATATTTAAAAAGGTTCAATTTATCCATAATAATAGGGGTCAGATTTATGAAATCATCACAACCACTTTACTTATCTCTTTATGAAAAGTTAAAAAATCAAATTATCGAAGGTCAATACCATTCCAATGATAAGTTTCCTTCGAAAAGACAATTAAGCGAACATTTGTCAATGAGTCATACAACTATTGAACACGCTTATCAACTGTTATTAGATGAAGGATTTATATACTCTAAGCCGAGATCTGGATACTATGTATCAGATATTGAATCATTGCCAGTTATCAATAGAGAAACTTATCCTAATAATGATCATTTAGAGATTCATAATGAAAGTAATGAAAACTCGCAATTCAAATTCGCCTTCAACTTAGCTGAAATCGACTCTGAAAATTTTCCTATGCATATATTTAGAAAATACGCAAAAGACGTCTTTGAAGAAGATCACTTATCACTATTACAAAGAGGCGAAATTCAAGGAGAGTTCGTATTACGTCAACAAATTGCACATTATTTATTTAATAGTAGAGGCGTAACATGTCACCCTAATCAAATAGTCATTGGTTCTTCTACTAGCCAACTCCTCGATATGATTACTAATTTACTTAATCAAGAAAAGTTTATCATCGAGAAACCGAGTTATCCTCCGATCAAACATGTCTTAGACAAAAAGAATATGAACTATTTACAAGTTCCTGTTGAAAAAAATGGTATACAAGTTCGCCCTATCTTAGAATCAAAATATAATATTTTATATATTACACCTTCACATCAATTTCCTACTGGTCATGTCACCAATTTAAAAAAGAGAACCCAACTTATTCAATGGGCACAACAAGATGAACAACGTTACATTATAGAAGATGATTATGATTCAGAGTTCAGGTACTTTGGTAAACCTATACCAGCACTACAAAGTTTAGATACTAAAGGAAAAGTTGTTTATATAAGTACATTTTCAAAATCACTCTATCCTAGCTGTAGAATTGCATATATTGTTTTACCAAAAGAAATATTATCAAAATATAAACAAAGAAAATTAAAAGAAGGTAATACTGTACCTGTGCACATTCAACATATGGTTGCACAATTTATGGCAAGTGGTAGCTTTGAAAGACATTTAAATAAAATGAGGAAAATTTATAGAGACAAATTAAATTATATATTGCACCATCTCGAAAAATATAAAGACCAATTGCAAATTGAAGGAGCACTTACTGGGATGCATTTTAATTTAACAGTTCTGAATGGTCTCACTACACAGCAATGCTTAGACAGGGCTAAGAACAACAAATTAAAACTCGAAATATATAACTATGATGATATCCCCTCAGAGTATCCTAAATTTATTTTAGGATTCGGTGGAATTAAACAACGTGAACTTGCAGATTATGTCAAAGCTCTCATCAACTCGTTAATTATAAAGTAACACTTCTTTTTTAAAAGTTAGTGTTACTTATGCGATAGCTAATTGGCTATCGTATTTTAATTAACTTCCTCTTATTAATTTCTCATCTTTATTTTTTCGCATAAAAAAAGAGACCTTGCGGTCTCGATTCGGCTCATCGCATCCATACGATTTATTTGCCTGGCAACGTCCTACTCTAGCGGAACGTAAGTCCGACTACCATCGGCGCTAAGGAGCTTAACTTCTGTGTTCGGCATGGGAACAGGTGTGACCTCCTTGCCATTGTCACCAGACAAATGAATGTGTTATACATTCAAAACTAGATAGTAAGTAATGATTTTGCGTCGCAAAACATTTTAATATTGATTAAGTCTTCGATCGATTAGTATTCGTCAGCTCCACGTGTCACCACGCTTCCACCTCGAACCTATTAACCTCGTCATCTTCGAGGGATCTTATAACCGAAGTTGGGAAATCTCATCTTGAGGGGGGCTTCATGCTTAGATGCTTTCAGCACTTATCCCGTCCATACATAGCTACCCAGCTATGCCGTTGGCACGACAACTGGTACACCAGAGGTATGTCCATCCCGGTCCTCTCGTACTAAGGACAGCTCCTCTCAAATTTCCTACGCCCACGACGGATAGGGACCGAACTGTCTCACGACGTTCTGAACCCAGCTCGCGTACCGCTTTAATGGGCGAACAGCCCAACCCTTGGGACCGACTACAGCCCCAGGATGCGATGAGCCGACATCGAGGTGCCAAACCTCCCCGTCGATGTGAACTCTTGGGGGAGATAAGCCTGTTATCCCCGGGGTAGCTTTTATCCGTTGAGCGATGGCCCTTCCATGCGGAACCACCGGATCACTAAGTCCGTCTTTCGACCCTGCTCGACTTGTAGGTCTCGCAGTCAAGCTCCCTTATGCCTTTACACTCTGTGAATGAT
Proteins encoded in this region:
- the pdxT gene encoding pyridoxal 5'-phosphate synthase glutaminase subunit PdxT, whose product is MKIGVLALQGAVREHIRHIELSGHEGVAVKRVEQLEDIAGLILPGGESTTLRRLMDLYGFKEALQQSDLPMFGTCAGLIVLAKDVEGESGYLKKLDITVERNSFGRQVDSFESELNIKGVAEDIEGVFIRAPHIAQVEKGVDILSRVGDKIVAVKQGKYLGVSFHPELTDDYRVTEYFINHMIKHN
- the pdxS gene encoding pyridoxal 5'-phosphate synthase lyase subunit PdxS → MSKIVGSERVKRGMAEMQKGGVIMDVVNAEQAKIAEEAGAVAVMALERVPSDIRAAGGVARMANPKIVEEVMNAVSIPVMAKARIGHITEARVLESMGVDYIDESEVLTPADEEYHLRKDQFTVPFVCGCRNLGEAARRIGEGAAMLRTKGEPGTGNIVEAVRHMRRVNAEVSRLTVMNDDEIMTFAKDLGAPFEVLKQIKDNGRLPVVNFAAGGVATPQDAALMMELGADGVFVGSGIFKSEDPEKFAKAIVQATTHYQDYELIGKLASELGTAMKGLDINQISLEERMQERGW
- a CDS encoding PLP-dependent aminotransferase family protein, translated to MKSSQPLYLSLYEKLKNQIIEGQYHSNDKFPSKRQLSEHLSMSHTTIEHAYQLLLDEGFIYSKPRSGYYVSDIESLPVINRETYPNNDHLEIHNESNENSQFKFAFNLAEIDSENFPMHIFRKYAKDVFEEDHLSLLQRGEIQGEFVLRQQIAHYLFNSRGVTCHPNQIVIGSSTSQLLDMITNLLNQEKFIIEKPSYPPIKHVLDKKNMNYLQVPVEKNGIQVRPILESKYNILYITPSHQFPTGHVTNLKKRTQLIQWAQQDEQRYIIEDDYDSEFRYFGKPIPALQSLDTKGKVVYISTFSKSLYPSCRIAYIVLPKEILSKYKQRKLKEGNTVPVHIQHMVAQFMASGSFERHLNKMRKIYRDKLNYILHHLEKYKDQLQIEGALTGMHFNLTVLNGLTTQQCLDRAKNNKLKLEIYNYDDIPSEYPKFILGFGGIKQRELADYVKALINSLIIK